The proteins below are encoded in one region of Equus caballus isolate H_3958 breed thoroughbred chromosome 18, TB-T2T, whole genome shotgun sequence:
- the NUP35 gene encoding nucleoporin NUP35 — MAAFAVESQAPTLGSEPMMLGSPTSPKPGVNAQFLPGFLMGDLPAPVTPQPRSLSGPSVGVMEMRSPLLAGGSPPQPVVPAHKDKSGAPPVRSIYDDISSPGLGSTPLTSRKQLNISVMQSPLVGVMTATPGAGQSMFSPANIGQPRKTTLSPAQLDPFYTQGDSLTSEDHLDDTWVTVFGFPQASASYILLQFAQYGNILKHVMSNTGNWMHIRYQSKLQARKALSKDGRIFGESIMIGVKPCIDKSVMENSDRCALSSPSLAFTPPIKTLGTPTQPGSAPRISTMRPLATAYKASTSDYQVISDRQTPKKDESLVSKAMEYMFGW, encoded by the exons ATGGCAGCCTTTGCCGTGGAGTCCCAGGCGCCCACGTTGG gatctgaaccaatgatgCTGGGTTCACCCACGTCTCCAAAGCCAGGGGTGAATGCCCAGTTCTTACCTGGATTTTTAATGGGAGATTTACCAGCTCCAGTGACTCCACAACCTCGGTCACTTAGTGGCCCTTCAGTAGGAGTAATGGAAATGAGATCACCTTTACTTGCAG GGGGGTCACCACCTCAGCCAGTTGTACCAGCTCATAAAGATAAAAGTGGAGCTCCACCAGTTAGAAGTATATATGATGACATTTCCAGCCCTGGACTTGGATCAACACCTTTAACTTCAAGAAAACAG CTAAACATTTCAGTAATGCAGAGTCCTCTTGTTGGAGTTATGACAGCTACTCCTGGAGCAG GGCAAAGTATGTTTAGTCCAGCAAACATTGGTCAACCACGAAAGACAACATTATCTCCTGCCCAGTTGGATCCTTTTTATACTCAAGGAGATTCTCTGACTTCGGAAGATCACCTCGATGACACTTGGGTGACTGTATTCGG GTTTCCTCAAGCATCTGCTTCCTATATATTACTACAGTTTGCACAATATGGGAATATCTTAAAACACGTG ATGTCTAACACAGGAAATTGGATGCATATTCGTTACCAGTCTAAATTGCAGGCCCGGAAAGCCTTAAGCAAAGATGGGAGGATTTTTGGAGAGTCCATCATGATTGGTGTAAAACCATGTATAGATAAA AGTGTTATGGAAAACAGTGACAGGTGTGCTTTATCATCTCCATCTCTTGCCTTTACACCACCAATCAAAACCTTAGGTACACCAACCCAACCTGGAAGTGCTCCTAGGATTTCTACCATGAGACCTCTTGCTACAGCATACAAAGCTTCTACTAGCGATTATCAG gTTATTTCTGACAGACAAACgccaaaaaaagatgaaagtctTGTATCCAAAGCCATGGAATACATGTTCGGCTGGTAG
- the NUP35 gene encoding nucleoporin NUP35 isoform X1 encodes MMLGSPTSPKPGVNAQFLPGFLMGDLPAPVTPQPRSLSGPSVGVMEMRSPLLAGGSPPQPVVPAHKDKSGAPPVRSIYDDISSPGLGSTPLTSRKQLNISVMQSPLVGVMTATPGAGQSMFSPANIGQPRKTTLSPAQLDPFYTQGDSLTSEDHLDDTWVTVFGFPQASASYILLQFAQYGNILKHVMSNTGNWMHIRYQSKLQARKALSKDGRIFGESIMIGVKPCIDKSVMENSDRCALSSPSLAFTPPIKTLGTPTQPGSAPRISTMRPLATAYKASTSDYQVISDRQTPKKDESLVSKAMEYMFGW; translated from the exons atgatgCTGGGTTCACCCACGTCTCCAAAGCCAGGGGTGAATGCCCAGTTCTTACCTGGATTTTTAATGGGAGATTTACCAGCTCCAGTGACTCCACAACCTCGGTCACTTAGTGGCCCTTCAGTAGGAGTAATGGAAATGAGATCACCTTTACTTGCAG GGGGGTCACCACCTCAGCCAGTTGTACCAGCTCATAAAGATAAAAGTGGAGCTCCACCAGTTAGAAGTATATATGATGACATTTCCAGCCCTGGACTTGGATCAACACCTTTAACTTCAAGAAAACAG CTAAACATTTCAGTAATGCAGAGTCCTCTTGTTGGAGTTATGACAGCTACTCCTGGAGCAG GGCAAAGTATGTTTAGTCCAGCAAACATTGGTCAACCACGAAAGACAACATTATCTCCTGCCCAGTTGGATCCTTTTTATACTCAAGGAGATTCTCTGACTTCGGAAGATCACCTCGATGACACTTGGGTGACTGTATTCGG GTTTCCTCAAGCATCTGCTTCCTATATATTACTACAGTTTGCACAATATGGGAATATCTTAAAACACGTG ATGTCTAACACAGGAAATTGGATGCATATTCGTTACCAGTCTAAATTGCAGGCCCGGAAAGCCTTAAGCAAAGATGGGAGGATTTTTGGAGAGTCCATCATGATTGGTGTAAAACCATGTATAGATAAA AGTGTTATGGAAAACAGTGACAGGTGTGCTTTATCATCTCCATCTCTTGCCTTTACACCACCAATCAAAACCTTAGGTACACCAACCCAACCTGGAAGTGCTCCTAGGATTTCTACCATGAGACCTCTTGCTACAGCATACAAAGCTTCTACTAGCGATTATCAG gTTATTTCTGACAGACAAACgccaaaaaaagatgaaagtctTGTATCCAAAGCCATGGAATACATGTTCGGCTGGTAG